In Halorhabdus rudnickae, the following proteins share a genomic window:
- a CDS encoding archease: MNFDLREHTADVAVEATGASLSAVFAATADGMAAAMCEDVPSDGDRFDLTVTAESRESLLFDYLDELIYQRDVRAVLPVDNRASVARSDDAWTVEGSARGVPLDRIAAREVKAVTYSEMVLEETADGWRAYVVLDV, encoded by the coding sequence GTGAACTTCGACCTCCGGGAGCACACGGCAGACGTGGCCGTCGAGGCAACGGGGGCATCTCTCAGCGCGGTGTTCGCCGCGACGGCCGACGGCATGGCCGCGGCGATGTGTGAAGACGTTCCCTCCGACGGCGATCGGTTCGATCTCACTGTCACGGCTGAGAGCCGAGAGTCGCTCCTGTTTGACTATCTGGACGAGCTCATCTACCAGCGTGACGTGCGGGCTGTCTTGCCCGTCGACAATCGGGCGAGTGTCGCCCGATCCGACGATGCATGGACTGTCGAGGGGAGTGCCCGGGGCGTTCCGCTGGATCGGATCGCCGCCCGCGAAGTGAAGGCAGTCACCTACTCCGAGATGGTTCTGGAGGAAACTGCCGACGGATGGCGGGCCTACGTCGTCCTCGATGTTTGA
- the katG gene encoding catalase/peroxidase HPI: protein MRERNQHWWPNQLDLGILDQNARDDSPYEDDFNYAEEFQKLDLDAVKADLEELMADSKDWWPADYGHYGPLFIRMAWHSAGTYRTTDGRGGAAGGTQRFPPLDSWPDNANLDKARRLLWPIKQKYGRKLSWADLIVLAGNVAMETMGFKTFGFAGGREDDFAPDEAIDWGPEMEMETSERFDEDGELQNPLGATVMGLIYVNPEGPDGEPAPEASAENIRESFSRMAMNDEETVALIAGGHTFGKVHGADDGDHLGPEPAEAPIEQQGLGWDNEYGSGKGKDTITSGIEGPWNTTPTEWDMGYIDGLLEHQWWPEKGPGGAWQWTTQNGELDEAAPGVEDPEEKEDVMMLTTDIALKRDPDYREILERFQDNPMEFGINFAKAWYKLIHRDMGPPERFLGPEVPDEVMIWQDPLPDADYDLIGESEVDELKEIVLNSELSRTQLVKTAWASASTYRDSDKRGGANGARIRLEPQKSWDVNEPEELETVLSVYESIQAEFNDSRSDDVGVSLADLIVLGGNAAIEQAAADAGYDVTVPFEPGRTDATADQTDVESFQALKPAADGFRNYVGEEADRKPEEILLDKAELLNLTIPEMTVLVGGMRQLGATYGDTETGIFTEEPGTLTNDFFVNVLDMSYEWENTDDEHVYEIRDRETGDVEWTGSRVDLIFGSNARLRAVSQVYGAEDGEEKFVSDFVDAWSKVMQHDRFDLK, encoded by the coding sequence ATGCGCGAACGCAACCAACACTGGTGGCCGAACCAGTTGGATCTCGGTATTCTCGACCAGAACGCCCGTGACGATAGTCCCTATGAGGACGATTTCAATTACGCTGAAGAGTTTCAGAAACTCGACCTCGATGCCGTGAAGGCCGATCTCGAAGAGCTGATGGCCGACTCGAAAGACTGGTGGCCCGCGGACTACGGTCACTACGGCCCGCTGTTCATCCGGATGGCCTGGCACAGCGCAGGCACGTACCGCACCACGGACGGTCGGGGTGGGGCCGCCGGCGGCACCCAGCGATTCCCGCCGCTTGATAGCTGGCCCGATAACGCGAACCTCGACAAGGCACGGCGTCTCCTCTGGCCAATCAAGCAGAAGTACGGTCGAAAACTCTCCTGGGCTGACCTGATCGTCTTGGCTGGCAACGTGGCCATGGAGACGATGGGATTCAAGACGTTCGGTTTCGCCGGCGGACGCGAAGACGACTTCGCTCCCGACGAGGCCATCGACTGGGGACCGGAGATGGAGATGGAGACATCCGAGCGCTTCGACGAGGACGGAGAGCTCCAGAATCCGCTCGGCGCCACCGTCATGGGACTCATCTACGTGAACCCGGAGGGCCCGGACGGCGAACCGGCCCCTGAGGCCTCGGCGGAAAACATCCGAGAGTCGTTCAGTCGCATGGCGATGAACGACGAGGAGACCGTTGCGCTGATCGCCGGTGGACACACCTTCGGGAAAGTTCACGGAGCCGACGACGGCGATCACCTCGGTCCCGAACCCGCAGAGGCTCCAATCGAACAGCAGGGCCTGGGCTGGGACAACGAGTATGGCTCGGGCAAAGGAAAGGATACGATCACCAGCGGGATCGAAGGACCCTGGAACACCACGCCGACCGAGTGGGACATGGGGTACATCGACGGTCTCTTAGAGCACCAGTGGTGGCCCGAAAAGGGTCCCGGCGGGGCGTGGCAGTGGACCACTCAGAACGGCGAGCTGGACGAGGCCGCACCTGGCGTCGAAGATCCCGAAGAGAAAGAAGACGTGATGATGCTTACGACGGATATCGCCTTGAAACGCGATCCGGACTACCGGGAAATTCTCGAACGTTTCCAGGACAATCCCATGGAGTTCGGCATCAACTTCGCGAAGGCGTGGTACAAGCTGATCCACCGCGATATGGGACCGCCCGAGCGCTTCCTCGGCCCGGAGGTCCCCGACGAGGTGATGATCTGGCAGGATCCGCTGCCGGACGCTGATTACGACCTGATCGGTGAGAGCGAGGTCGACGAACTCAAGGAAATTGTACTTAATTCGGAGCTTTCCCGTACCCAGTTGGTCAAGACCGCCTGGGCGTCAGCCTCGACTTATCGAGACAGTGATAAGCGTGGCGGCGCGAACGGCGCTCGCATTCGGCTGGAACCCCAGAAGAGCTGGGACGTCAACGAGCCCGAGGAACTGGAGACGGTGCTCTCGGTCTATGAGTCGATTCAGGCCGAGTTTAACGACTCCCGATCCGACGACGTGGGCGTCTCCCTGGCTGATCTGATCGTGCTGGGCGGCAACGCCGCAATCGAGCAGGCGGCTGCCGACGCCGGCTACGACGTGACGGTGCCCTTCGAACCAGGCCGGACTGACGCGACGGCCGACCAGACCGACGTCGAGTCCTTCCAGGCTCTAAAGCCTGCGGCCGACGGCTTCCGCAACTACGTCGGTGAGGAGGCCGACCGCAAGCCCGAGGAGATTCTCCTCGACAAGGCCGAGTTGCTGAACCTGACCATCCCGGAGATGACGGTTCTCGTCGGTGGCATGCGCCAACTGGGTGCGACCTACGGTGACACTGAGACGGGCATCTTCACCGAAGAGCCGGGGACGCTGACGAATGACTTCTTCGTGAACGTCTTGGACATGAGCTACGAGTGGGAGAACACTGACGACGAGCACGTCTACGAGATCCGCGACCGCGAGACGGGCGACGTCGAGTGGACTGGCTCGCGTGTAGATCTCATCTTCGGGTCGAACGCCCGCCTTCGCGCCGTCTCGCAGGTCTACGGTGCTGAGG